A genomic window from Candidatus Thiocaldithrix dubininis includes:
- a CDS encoding DUF692 domain-containing protein, whose translation MPALMGAGLGFRRDLLQDLTQAVPACINFFELAPENWISCDPLNAKRLRSFSERYPFVAHGLSLSLGGLNPLNTDLLHAIKQFMQTHQIRLYSEHLSWCSDQGQLYDLLPIPFTEDAIQHVVSRIQQTQDILGQRIAIENASFYLQAPINEMDEASFINEVLTRADCDLHLDVNNVYVNSVNHGYDPYAFLQKLPKERVVYLHMAGHYAKQPDLLIDTHGESIIEPVWQLLDFTYQQFGVYPTLLERDYNIPPLAELVLEVERIASLQRKHRA comes from the coding sequence ATGCCAGCGTTGATGGGGGCGGGTTTAGGTTTCCGCCGTGATTTACTACAGGATTTAACGCAAGCTGTGCCTGCTTGTATTAACTTCTTTGAACTCGCACCGGAAAACTGGATTAGCTGCGATCCCCTCAATGCCAAACGCTTACGCAGTTTTAGCGAGCGTTACCCGTTTGTGGCGCACGGTTTATCGCTATCGTTAGGCGGTTTAAACCCCTTAAATACCGACTTGCTGCACGCAATTAAGCAATTCATGCAAACGCACCAAATCCGCTTGTATAGCGAGCATTTGTCATGGTGTTCCGATCAGGGGCAATTGTACGATTTATTACCCATTCCGTTTACTGAAGACGCAATTCAACACGTCGTTAGTCGCATTCAACAAACCCAAGATATATTGGGGCAGCGCATTGCCATTGAAAACGCCTCGTTTTATTTGCAAGCACCGATTAATGAAATGGATGAAGCCAGTTTTATCAATGAAGTGTTAACGCGTGCCGACTGCGATCTACATTTAGACGTAAACAATGTGTATGTGAATAGCGTGAATCACGGCTATGACCCCTATGCGTTTCTGCAAAAATTGCCAAAAGAGCGCGTCGTTTATTTACACATGGCGGGGCATTATGCAAAACAGCCGGATTTATTAATTGATACCCACGGCGAAAGTATCATTGAACCCGTTTGGCAATTATTGGATTTCACTTATCAACAGTTTGGCGTTTATCCGACCTTATTAGAACGTGATTATAATATTCCCCCCTTAGCGGAATTAGTGCTAGAAGTCGAACGCATTGCCAGCCTGCAACGGAAGCACCGCGCATGA
- the dcm gene encoding DNA (cytosine-5-)-methyltransferase, translating to MKFIDLFAGIGGFHLALKNLGLECVFSCEWDKHAQETYLANFGERPVGDIHQVVASDIPAFDILCAGFPCQPFSIAGVSKKNSLGRKHGFEDEKQGNLFFEIIRIAKYHRPKVLFLENVKNLLSHDKGNTWKVIYHEISKLNYEVFYQVVDGKDYVPQHRKRIFIVAFDKNTYPNIQFEFPVPPKKRIYELSDVIEKSVEDKYTLTKKLWDYLYQRKIEQQDKGNGFGYGLVNVAVDQYTRTISARYYKDGSEVLIAQSNNIPRRLIPRECARLQGFPEDFQIVVSDMQAYKQFGNSVVVPVIQAIAQNILATIKAYQSGEARQTNIQLSLLGAL from the coding sequence ATGAAGTTTATTGATTTATTTGCAGGTATTGGGGGTTTTCATTTAGCCCTAAAAAATTTAGGGCTGGAATGTGTATTTAGTTGCGAGTGGGATAAGCACGCGCAAGAAACCTATCTTGCAAACTTTGGTGAACGTCCCGTGGGGGATATTCACCAAGTAGTAGCATCGGATATACCCGCGTTTGATATATTGTGTGCGGGTTTTCCTTGCCAACCGTTTTCCATCGCAGGTGTTAGTAAAAAGAACTCGTTAGGACGTAAGCATGGTTTTGAAGATGAAAAACAAGGCAATTTGTTTTTTGAAATCATACGTATTGCCAAATACCATCGTCCTAAAGTTCTATTTTTGGAAAATGTAAAGAATTTATTAAGTCATGATAAAGGCAATACATGGAAAGTAATTTATCATGAAATTTCTAAATTAAACTATGAGGTATTTTATCAGGTTGTTGATGGTAAAGATTATGTTCCGCAACATCGAAAAAGAATCTTTATTGTCGCCTTTGATAAAAATACTTATCCTAATATTCAATTTGAATTTCCAGTGCCACCGAAAAAGCGTATTTATGAGTTATCAGATGTCATTGAAAAATCAGTTGAAGATAAATATACCTTAACTAAGAAATTATGGGATTATTTATATCAAAGAAAAATAGAGCAACAAGATAAAGGCAATGGTTTTGGTTATGGTTTAGTGAATGTGGCAGTAGATCAGTATACTCGAACGATTAGTGCCCGTTATTATAAAGATGGATCAGAAGTATTAATTGCACAAAGTAATAATATACCACGTCGTTTAATTCCTCGTGAATGTGCTCGTTTGCAAGGCTTTCCAGAAGATTTCCAAATTGTCGTTTCTGACATGCAGGCGTATAAACAATTTGGCAATTCTGTCGTTGTTCCTGTCATTCAGGCTATTGCACAAAATATTTTAGCCACCATTAAGGCTTATCAATCAGGTGAGGCGCGGCAAACCAACATTCAATTATCATTATTAGGTGCACTATGA
- a CDS encoding HPP family protein produces MQNGSKLQGGQALPVRASYTQIAWASGGGLLAILLLAYLAERLQMPLILGSFGASCVLIFGFPDSPFSQPRNVIAGHFLASLVGLMALTLLGAHWWSMALALSATIGLMLMTRTVHPPAGSNPLIIMLTLPHWDFLFVPTLLGAMLLVLIALVFNNLDKAKSYPKYWF; encoded by the coding sequence ATGCAAAACGGATCAAAATTACAAGGTGGACAAGCCTTGCCAGTACGGGCGAGTTACACGCAAATAGCTTGGGCAAGTGGTGGCGGTTTGCTTGCAATCCTGCTATTAGCGTATTTAGCTGAACGCTTACAGATGCCCTTGATTCTCGGCTCATTTGGCGCGAGTTGTGTGTTGATTTTTGGCTTTCCTGATAGCCCGTTCTCGCAACCGCGTAATGTTATTGCGGGGCATTTTTTGGCAAGCTTAGTAGGGCTAATGGCGTTAACGCTACTGGGTGCGCATTGGTGGAGCATGGCTTTAGCCTTGAGTGCGACCATTGGTTTAATGTTAATGACCCGTACCGTGCATCCACCCGCTGGCTCGAATCCCTTGATTATTATGTTAACACTACCGCATTGGGATTTTCTCTTCGTACCGACGTTGCTGGGCGCGATGTTGTTAGTTTTAATTGCCTTAGTGTTTAATAATTTAGATAAAGCGAAAAGCTACCCAAAGTATTGGTTTTAG
- a CDS encoding TetR/AcrR family transcriptional regulator, whose amino-acid sequence MASSKYQDLVDTATRLFAQYGYTAVGIDRIIAEAGVAKMTLYKHFASKQDLIVAVLKQRDQQFMQSLQTYVLQYTELDLQIKAIFDWHQQWFQQADFYGCMFINASAEFHQAQATIQTINQAHKQGITDWLHSLLTPTYVEQAAAIAQQLSLLLDGAIVSTQITPKSDAILIAYQTAKFLLAYKNQKFNQNHPS is encoded by the coding sequence ATGGCTAGCTCGAAATATCAAGACTTGGTGGACACTGCCACCCGTTTATTTGCGCAGTATGGTTATACCGCTGTTGGCATTGACCGCATTATTGCCGAAGCAGGTGTGGCGAAAATGACGCTGTATAAACACTTTGCTTCCAAACAAGATTTAATTGTGGCCGTGCTCAAACAACGCGATCAGCAGTTTATGCAAAGCTTACAAACCTATGTATTGCAATACACCGAACTGGATTTGCAAATTAAAGCCATTTTTGATTGGCATCAGCAATGGTTTCAACAAGCTGATTTTTACGGCTGTATGTTTATTAATGCCTCGGCAGAATTTCATCAGGCACAAGCCACGATTCAAACCATTAACCAAGCCCATAAACAGGGTATCACAGATTGGTTACACAGCCTTTTAACGCCAACCTATGTAGAACAAGCCGCCGCAATTGCTCAGCAATTAAGCTTATTATTAGATGGTGCAATTGTTTCTACTCAAATCACACCCAAATCTGACGCAATTTTAATAGCCTATCAAACTGCTAAATTTTTATTAGCCTATAAAAATCAAAAATTTAATCAAAACCACCCTTCATAA
- a CDS encoding YifB family Mg chelatase-like AAA ATPase, which produces MSLAIVYSRTNTGLDAPLVSVEVHLANGLPGFSLVGLPETAVKESRDRVRAAVSNSDYTFPLRRITVNLAPADMPKDGGRFDLPIAIGLLAASEQLPLNALNTYEFIGELSLGGQLRPVRGVLPTAIAALQAGRALIVPYENADEASLIQGLTVYPAKHLQEVVEHLLGHAPLSRWQPQLDTQTLHYPFDLADVKGQFMARRALEIAAAGGHNLLMVGPPGTGKTMLANRLATILPPLTEAEALESAAITSISHQGFHKQAWGQRPVREPHHTSSGVALVGGGSQVKPGEISLAHHGILFLDELTEFDRSVLDVLREPLETGKITLSRAARQATYPAKFQLVAAMNPCPQGRACDMREHCECTPDQQRRHRNRISAPFLDRIDLQIEVPRVKQADLQSLTAGESSATVRERVALARQRQLKRQQKINNALSGREVEQLCALADKDQKLLNSAMERFKLSARAYHRILKVARTIADLADSADIRTPHLTEALSYRALDRLAALNQ; this is translated from the coding sequence ATGAGCCTTGCGATTGTATACAGCCGCACCAATACCGGATTAGACGCGCCTTTAGTGAGCGTTGAAGTGCACTTAGCTAATGGTTTGCCCGGCTTTTCCTTGGTCGGCTTACCGGAAACAGCGGTAAAAGAAAGCCGGGATCGCGTGCGCGCCGCTGTCAGCAATTCGGATTATACCTTTCCATTACGCCGCATTACCGTCAATCTTGCGCCTGCGGATATGCCTAAAGACGGTGGGCGTTTTGATTTACCGATTGCCATTGGTTTATTAGCCGCTAGTGAACAATTGCCCTTAAATGCGTTAAACACTTATGAATTTATTGGTGAATTATCATTGGGCGGGCAATTGCGCCCCGTACGTGGTGTTTTACCTACTGCAATTGCTGCCTTACAAGCCGGACGCGCCTTGATTGTGCCGTATGAAAATGCGGATGAAGCCAGCTTAATCCAAGGTTTAACCGTATATCCCGCCAAGCATTTACAGGAAGTGGTCGAGCATTTGCTCGGTCACGCCCCCTTAAGCCGTTGGCAACCGCAATTAGATACCCAAACGTTGCATTATCCGTTTGATTTAGCGGATGTGAAGGGGCAATTTATGGCGCGACGCGCCTTGGAGATTGCCGCCGCTGGTGGGCATAATTTGTTAATGGTAGGACCGCCGGGCACGGGTAAAACCATGTTGGCGAATCGCTTAGCCACGATTTTACCGCCGTTAACTGAAGCGGAAGCCTTAGAATCAGCCGCGATTACCTCGATTAGTCATCAAGGTTTTCATAAACAAGCATGGGGGCAACGTCCGGTGCGCGAGCCGCATCATACGTCTTCCGGGGTCGCCTTAGTCGGCGGGGGTTCGCAAGTTAAACCGGGGGAAATTTCGTTAGCCCATCATGGCATTTTGTTTTTAGACGAACTGACCGAATTCGACCGCAGCGTCTTGGATGTGTTACGCGAACCCTTGGAAACTGGCAAAATCACCCTATCGCGTGCGGCCCGCCAAGCCACTTATCCGGCTAAATTTCAATTAGTTGCCGCCATGAACCCTTGCCCGCAAGGACGCGCTTGCGATATGCGCGAGCATTGCGAATGCACCCCCGACCAACAACGCCGTCACCGTAACCGTATTTCCGCCCCGTTTTTAGACCGGATTGATTTACAAATCGAAGTGCCACGCGTCAAACAAGCTGATTTACAATCGCTAACGGCAGGCGAAAGCAGTGCTACGGTGCGGGAACGCGTCGCGCTTGCCCGCCAACGCCAATTAAAACGCCAACAGAAAATCAATAATGCGTTAAGTGGGCGTGAAGTAGAGCAACTGTGTGCGTTAGCTGACAAAGATCAAAAATTATTAAATAGCGCGATGGAGCGTTTTAAATTGTCGGCACGCGCTTATCATCGAATTTTAAAAGTCGCCCGCACCATTGCTGATTTAGCCGATAGCGCGGACATTCGCACGCCTCATTTAACCGAAGCCTTAAGTTATCGGGCGTTAGATCGTTTAGCCGCCTTAAACCAATAG
- a CDS encoding putative DNA-binding domain-containing protein, whose protein sequence is MNNPTLTYQQAFAAHLRNPQHHAAPAAVDPQRMQIYVDLLFNNLQDFLSTTFPVTYSILSNNEWLSLVRAFYAEHACQTPYFREIAGECVQWLSQRQPSLALCQTYPFLIELMHYEWVEIALLSDASVIDDSLIQAPADLLNNPLVLNPVLLLQAYQYPVQRISPQQLPAAEPTYLALVRNPQHKIDFIELNAITFQLLHLLQQGLTANQALQQLAPYLPQLSQAQLSEFTQQHLKQLQQQHIILGELKTTV, encoded by the coding sequence ATGAATAACCCGACCCTCACGTATCAACAAGCCTTTGCCGCGCATTTACGCAATCCCCAACACCACGCCGCGCCCGCTGCCGTCGACCCGCAACGTATGCAAATCTATGTGGATTTATTATTTAATAATCTACAAGATTTTCTCAGCACAACTTTTCCTGTGACTTATAGCATTTTAAGCAATAACGAATGGTTAAGCTTAGTGCGGGCGTTCTATGCCGAACACGCGTGCCAAACCCCGTATTTTCGGGAAATTGCCGGGGAATGTGTGCAATGGTTGAGCCAACGCCAACCGAGTTTAGCGTTATGCCAAACCTACCCGTTTTTAATTGAACTAATGCATTATGAATGGGTGGAAATTGCGTTATTAAGCGACGCTAGCGTAATAGATGATAGCCTCATTCAAGCGCCCGCCGATTTACTCAATAACCCTTTAGTGTTAAATCCGGTATTATTATTACAAGCCTATCAATACCCCGTGCAACGCATTAGCCCACAACAGCTACCCGCTGCTGAACCCACCTATTTAGCTTTGGTGCGCAATCCACAACACAAAATCGACTTTATTGAATTAAACGCGATTACCTTTCAACTGCTTCATTTACTGCAACAAGGCTTAACGGCAAACCAAGCCTTACAACAACTCGCGCCTTATTTACCGCAATTGAGTCAAGCACAATTAAGCGAATTTACGCAACAGCATTTAAAGCAACTACAACAACAGCACATTATTTTGGGCGAGCTTAAAACTACCGTTTAG
- a CDS encoding helix-turn-helix domain-containing protein gives MPILVSMLNTIALLFIGYSVFSAVLLLITHFRCDNYAGQLLARSMGSLLLLILMALQLCHFAYLQHSADWLHTPIYQVLVFAVAPTFYLFSKPILTADTEANWSSLLHVLPLLVAPLLPFEWALPLAFAIGLGYLVWLGRKIYALRAQRQAFRQELYVLSTIFIVGCIALVLGLILPAFNEALFIRLYASAIGLAFFLVNFTLSLMPRLSNEVTEAARSTYAISTLNNIDCEATLVQLGNLLDQKSLFKDPELDLAGLAKELKLSSHQLSELINTRLGKSFSRYIREYRVEAAEDLLVERPSMPVITVGMEVGFTSQSNFYEAFKEITGMSPGQYRKINLSQRAPKTLSA, from the coding sequence ATGCCGATTTTAGTGAGTATGTTAAACACGATTGCGTTGCTTTTTATTGGCTATTCCGTTTTCTCTGCCGTTTTACTGCTGATTACACATTTCCGCTGCGACAATTACGCGGGTCAGTTGTTAGCACGTAGCATGGGTAGCTTATTACTGTTGATTTTAATGGCATTGCAACTTTGCCATTTTGCGTACTTACAGCACAGCGCCGACTGGTTACATACGCCGATTTACCAAGTGTTGGTATTTGCTGTTGCCCCCACTTTCTATTTATTCAGTAAGCCCATTCTAACCGCCGATACAGAAGCCAATTGGTCATCGTTGCTCCACGTTTTGCCCTTACTGGTTGCGCCATTGCTGCCGTTTGAGTGGGCATTACCGTTGGCATTTGCCATTGGATTAGGTTACTTGGTGTGGTTAGGTCGCAAAATTTACGCCTTACGCGCCCAACGCCAAGCATTTCGCCAAGAATTATATGTATTGAGCACGATATTTATAGTCGGTTGTATAGCATTGGTTTTGGGGTTAATTCTACCCGCCTTCAATGAAGCTTTATTTATTCGTTTATATGCCAGCGCCATTGGTTTAGCCTTTTTCTTAGTCAACTTTACCCTAAGCCTAATGCCACGCTTATCTAATGAAGTGACCGAGGCAGCCCGTAGTACCTATGCCATATCGACATTGAATAATATTGATTGTGAAGCCACACTGGTGCAACTTGGCAATTTATTAGATCAAAAGTCATTATTTAAAGACCCTGAATTGGATTTGGCAGGTTTGGCCAAAGAACTCAAACTCTCCAGCCATCAATTATCCGAACTGATTAATACCCGCTTAGGTAAAAGCTTCTCGCGTTATATTCGAGAATATCGGGTGGAAGCCGCTGAAGATTTATTGGTCGAACGCCCGTCTATGCCGGTGATTACCGTTGGAATGGAAGTGGGTTTTACCTCGCAATCTAACTTTTATGAAGCCTTCAAAGAAATTACCGGCATGTCACCGGGGCAATATCGCAAAATTAATTTAAGCCAACGCGCCCCCAAAACCTTAAGTGCTTAA
- a CDS encoding ribonucleoside-diphosphate reductase subunit alpha yields MPSVNTQEQTQKNLNPLSQSSQLPPFCCKVIRRNGQVTDFDGAKIQVAMTKAFLEVEGNQASGSARIHDTVLSLTQQVIAALKRRTPEGGMVNIEEIQDQVELALMRAGEHKVARRYVLYREERAKLRAEKDAKAKKKGKKTETIIHVKTATGELKPLAENRLRALINEAVEGLAGVSAEQVLQATMRNLYDGISEKEVATALIISTRVLIDREPNYTYVTARMLMDSLRREALSFIEGQATEATQHEMAELYPEIFAKTIKRGVQVERLAEELGRYDLAKLGAALKPERDSQFTYLGLQTLYDRYFLHHDGIRFELPQVFFMRVAMGLAINEVEREDRAIEFYNLLSSFDFMSSTPTLFNSGTLRPQLSSCYLTTVPDDLDGIYNAIKDNALLSKYAGGLGNDWTRVRGMGSHIKGTNGKSQGVVPFLKVANDTAVAVNQCFAPDTYLHTANGIKAIREVKAGDLVLGISGTYREVKQAMVYNQHDAMVAIDIKHAIEPVKVTAGHPFYALRGIPMGQTVERSYAQLANAKVRPAWVEANQLQKGDYVAQVIPTEIVLVEGFTAEDARLYGILLGDGHMSKDGYEWGVSGNPQSDSHLSFVQDYLAARGIHYWETARGDTYRQIHWASGQGAVRDGTTGRIVGAGAATLPFTYGDLYNAQGEKRIARKFSHLPHNQTLGLIQGLLETDGGVSRGKEIYFTSTSRELAEGLRYQCLRLGIPTAGQYRERDNKHSATRSDGSTIEFKGMTKAFDIRIPAVKTLAELVKCQPLTKQNWLTYNGCVYSRVRSVETITTLPFVFDLIVEGDESYMTTAGLAHNGGKRKGAVCAYLETWHIDIEDFLELRKNTGDERRRTHDMNTANWIPDLFMKRVAQEGEWTLFSPDDVPDLHELTGKAFEARYVEYEAKAARGEIKLTRKLPALQLWRKMLGMLFETGHPWITFKDPCNVRYTNQHQGVVHSSNLCTEITLHTTDSEIAVCNLGSVNLPQHIVNGELDMAKLEHTVTTAMRMLDNVIDYNYYSVPQARKSNLRHRPVGMGIMGFQDALYKMNLAYTTSDALEFADKSMEAVSYFAIRASSNLAAERGKYSTYNGSLWSKGILPIDSLQLMAEERGSYFTVDTTQRMDWDGLRHVVKQQGMRNSNVMAIAPTATISNICGVSQSIEPTYQNLFVKSNLSGEFTVINPYLVEDLKALDLWDEVMINDLKYFDGSVQPIDRIPDAIKAKYATAFEMDARWLVEAASRRQKWIDQGQSLNLYMKEPNGQKLDNLYKLAWVRGLKTTYYLRTLGATGAEKTSSDDVPTATAKTGIKAATGYVSVGSEAPKACSILDPDCEACQ; encoded by the coding sequence ATGCCATCGGTTAATACACAAGAACAAACACAGAAAAACCTTAATCCTTTAAGCCAATCCAGCCAATTACCGCCGTTTTGTTGCAAAGTTATCCGCCGTAATGGGCAGGTAACCGATTTTGACGGGGCAAAAATTCAAGTTGCCATGACTAAGGCTTTTTTAGAAGTGGAGGGAAATCAAGCCTCCGGTTCGGCACGCATTCACGATACGGTGTTAAGCCTGACCCAACAAGTGATTGCTGCCTTAAAACGGCGTACACCGGAGGGTGGAATGGTGAATATTGAAGAAATCCAAGATCAAGTGGAGTTGGCGTTAATGCGCGCAGGTGAACATAAAGTGGCACGCCGTTATGTGTTGTATCGTGAAGAACGCGCCAAATTACGCGCCGAAAAAGACGCTAAAGCCAAGAAGAAAGGCAAAAAAACTGAAACCATTATTCACGTTAAAACCGCAACGGGTGAATTAAAGCCTTTAGCGGAAAACCGTTTACGCGCTTTGATTAATGAAGCCGTGGAAGGTTTAGCGGGTGTGAGTGCCGAGCAGGTTTTACAAGCGACTATGCGCAATTTGTACGATGGCATTTCAGAAAAAGAAGTGGCTACCGCGTTGATTATTAGCACGCGGGTATTAATCGACCGTGAGCCGAATTACACCTATGTCACGGCGCGTATGTTGATGGATAGCTTACGCCGTGAAGCCTTAAGCTTTATCGAAGGACAAGCCACCGAAGCCACTCAACATGAAATGGCGGAGCTGTACCCTGAAATTTTTGCCAAAACTATTAAACGTGGCGTGCAAGTCGAACGCTTGGCTGAGGAATTAGGGCGTTATGACTTGGCTAAACTGGGCGCTGCTTTAAAACCCGAGCGTGATTCACAATTTACTTATTTAGGCTTACAAACCCTGTACGACCGTTATTTCTTACATCACGACGGTATCCGTTTTGAACTGCCACAGGTCTTCTTTATGCGCGTGGCAATGGGTTTAGCGATTAATGAGGTTGAGCGCGAAGATCGAGCGATTGAGTTCTATAACTTGTTATCGAGCTTTGATTTCATGAGCAGTACCCCCACGCTGTTCAATTCTGGCACGCTACGCCCGCAATTATCCTCCTGCTATCTCACCACCGTACCCGACGATTTAGACGGCATTTATAACGCTATTAAGGATAATGCCTTACTGTCTAAATACGCCGGTGGCTTAGGCAATGACTGGACACGCGTGCGCGGTATGGGTTCGCATATCAAAGGTACGAATGGCAAATCTCAAGGAGTTGTCCCGTTTCTCAAAGTGGCGAATGACACGGCGGTAGCGGTTAATCAATGTTTTGCACCGGATACCTATTTACATACGGCTAACGGTATTAAAGCGATTCGTGAAGTGAAAGCGGGTGATTTAGTGCTAGGTATTAGTGGCACGTATCGCGAAGTGAAGCAGGCAATGGTTTATAACCAACATGATGCAATGGTCGCTATTGATATTAAACATGCGATTGAGCCAGTTAAAGTGACGGCTGGACATCCGTTTTATGCTTTACGCGGTATCCCAATGGGGCAAACTGTTGAACGTAGTTATGCGCAATTAGCAAACGCTAAAGTACGCCCTGCTTGGGTTGAAGCTAATCAATTACAAAAAGGCGACTACGTTGCCCAAGTTATTCCTACCGAAATCGTATTAGTTGAGGGCTTTACCGCTGAAGATGCCCGTTTATACGGTATCTTGTTGGGTGACGGTCACATGAGCAAAGACGGTTACGAATGGGGCGTATCGGGTAACCCACAATCCGATAGCCATTTATCATTTGTACAAGATTATTTAGCCGCTCGTGGCATTCATTACTGGGAAACAGCGCGGGGCGACACTTATAGACAAATTCATTGGGCAAGCGGACAAGGTGCAGTGCGTGACGGGACAACGGGGCGTATTGTTGGTGCAGGTGCGGCCACTTTACCGTTTACTTATGGCGATCTCTATAATGCGCAAGGCGAGAAGCGTATTGCCCGTAAATTTAGTCATTTACCACACAACCAAACGCTTGGTTTGATTCAAGGTTTATTAGAAACCGATGGTGGCGTCAGTCGTGGTAAAGAAATTTATTTCACCAGTACATCGCGTGAATTAGCGGAAGGCTTACGTTATCAATGTTTACGTCTCGGTATTCCGACAGCGGGGCAATATCGTGAGCGTGATAATAAGCACAGTGCCACGCGTTCAGACGGTTCTACGATTGAATTTAAAGGAATGACTAAAGCCTTTGATATTCGTATTCCAGCGGTGAAAACATTAGCAGAATTGGTGAAATGCCAACCGCTTACTAAGCAAAATTGGTTAACTTATAACGGTTGTGTGTATAGCCGTGTGCGCAGCGTCGAAACCATTACGACTCTCCCGTTTGTGTTTGATTTGATTGTCGAAGGCGACGAGTCTTATATGACTACGGCTGGGCTGGCCCACAATGGAGGAAAAAGAAAGGGAGCTGTCTGCGCTTATCTTGAAACGTGGCACATTGATATAGAAGACTTTTTAGAGCTGCGTAAAAACACAGGGGACGAACGTCGCCGCACGCATGATATGAATACCGCCAACTGGATTCCCGATTTATTTATGAAGCGGGTGGCGCAAGAAGGCGAGTGGACATTGTTCTCACCGGATGATGTGCCGGATTTACACGAATTAACCGGCAAAGCGTTTGAAGCGCGTTATGTGGAATATGAAGCGAAAGCCGCTCGTGGTGAGATTAAGCTGACCCGTAAACTGCCCGCCTTACAATTGTGGCGCAAAATGTTGGGGATGTTATTTGAAACCGGACATCCGTGGATTACGTTTAAAGACCCGTGCAATGTGCGTTATACCAATCAGCATCAAGGGGTCGTGCATAGCTCGAATTTGTGTACTGAAATTACTTTGCATACAACCGATAGCGAGATTGCGGTTTGTAACCTTGGGTCTGTGAATTTGCCGCAACATATTGTAAATGGCGAATTGGATATGGCGAAGTTAGAGCATACCGTTACGACTGCCATGCGTATGCTGGATAATGTGATTGACTATAACTACTACAGTGTACCGCAAGCGCGTAAGTCGAATTTGCGCCATCGTCCGGTGGGTATGGGCATTATGGGCTTCCAAGATGCGCTGTATAAAATGAATCTGGCGTATACCACCAGTGACGCGCTGGAATTTGCCGACAAAAGTATGGAAGCGGTGTCATATTTTGCGATTCGAGCTTCGAGCAATTTGGCAGCGGAACGCGGTAAATATTCCACTTATAACGGTTCACTATGGAGTAAAGGCATTCTACCGATTGACTCGTTACAATTAATGGCGGAAGAACGCGGCAGTTATTTCACGGTGGACACTACGCAGCGTATGGATTGGGACGGTTTGCGCCATGTGGTTAAGCAACAAGGAATGCGTAACTCGAATGTCATGGCGATTGCGCCGACGGCTACCATTTCTAATATTTGCGGGGTGTCGCAGTCCATTGAGCCTACATACCAAAATCTATTCGTGAAATCGAACCTTTCCGGCGAATTTACGGTGATTAACCCTTATCTGGTGGAAGATTTAAAAGCACTGGATTTGTGGGATGAAGTCATGATTAATGACCTGAAATATTTTGACGGTTCAGTGCAACCGATTGACCGTATTCCCGACGCGATTAAAGCCAAATACGCCACTGCGTTTGAAATGGATGCGCGTTGGTTAGTCGAAGCCGCCAGCCGTCGCCAAAAATGGATCGATCAAGGGCAATCCTTGAACTTGTATATGAAAGAACCGAATGGGCAAAAGCTCGACAACCTCTACAAACTCGCATGGGTACGCGGGCTAAAAACCACGTATTACCTCCGCACGTTAGGCGCGACTGGGGCGGAAAAAACCAGCTCGGATGATGTACCGACTGCTACCGCGAAAACGGGTATCAAAGCCGCCACGGGTTATGTATCAGTCGGTTCGGAAGCACCCAAAGCGTGTTCCATCCTCGATCCAGACTGCGAAGCGTGCCAGTAA